A genome region from Prionailurus viverrinus isolate Anna chromosome A3, UM_Priviv_1.0, whole genome shotgun sequence includes the following:
- the CALM2 gene encoding calmodulin-2, with protein MADQLTEEQIAEFKEAFSLFDKDGDGTITTKELGTVMRSLGQNPTEAELQDMINEVDADGNGTIDFPEFLTMMARKMKDTDSEEEIREAFRVFDKDGNGYISAAELRHVMTNLGEKLTDEEVDEMIREADIDGDGQVNYEEFVQMMTAK; from the exons GCTGACCAACTGACTGAAGAGCAGATTGCag AATTCAAAGAAGCTTTTTCACTATTTGACAAGGATGGTGATGGAACTATAACAACAAAGGAATTGGGAACTGTAATGAGATCTCTTGGGCAGAATCCCACAGAAGCAGAGTTACAGGACATGATTAATGAAGTAGATGCTgatg GAAATGGCACAATTGACTTCCCGGAATTTCTGACAATGAtggcaagaaaaatgaaagatacagACAGTGAAGAAGAAATTAGAGAAGCATTCCGTGTGTTTGATAAG GATGGCAACGGCTATATTAGTGCAGCAGAGCTTCGCCATGTGATGACAAACCTGGGAGAGAAGTTAACAGATGAGGAGGTTGATGAAATGATCAGGGAAGCAGATATTGATGGTGATGGTCAAGTAAACTATGAAG AGTTTGTACAAATGATGACAGCAAAGTGA